From one Pempheris klunzingeri isolate RE-2024b chromosome 5, fPemKlu1.hap1, whole genome shotgun sequence genomic stretch:
- the LOC139201962 gene encoding uncharacterized protein — MNAQNAGSTGHDGEGEYEKSEQGREDENDDAAKWKMLKNNVLKPEELGQQADADFQSPGEKRQDKPGPWGRAVAESPISSLENLTPGEPDQLQHQGGLLSFLRSQGSLSGTPASAHKASLNGGGDMEKDVASARKPFQCRYCPYSASQKGNLKTHVLCVHRKPFDNSLYPDRRLRRSHTPQRPSRLPPSITGDNRVPGRDQIGMTSLCGT, encoded by the exons ATGAACGCACAGAATGCAGGCTCCACAGGGCACGACGGTGAAGGTGAATATGAGAAATCCGAGCAAGGGAGGGAGGACGAAAATGACGATGCTGCCAAGTGGAAGATGCTGAAAAATAATGTCCTCAAGCCAGAGGAGCTGGGACAGCAGGCAGACGCTGATTTCCAGAGCCCTGGCGAGAAGAGGCAAGACAAGCCAGGACCTTGGGGCAGAGCTGTGGCTGAATCTCCCATCTCTTCTCTGGAAAACTTGACTCCTGGAGAGCCTGATCAGCTCCAGCACCAGGGCGGCCTGCTTTCCTTCCTCAGGTCCCAGGGGAGCCTGAGCGGCACACCTGCCAGCGCGCACAAAGCCAGTCTGAACGGTGGGGGGGACATGGAGAAAGATGTTGCATCAG ctcgGAAGCCATTCCAGTGCAGGTACTGCCCCTACAGTGCCTCCCAGAAAGGCAACCTGAAGACCCACGTCCTCTGCGTCCACCGCAAACCCTTTGACAACAGCCTCTACCCGGACCGCCGCCTCCGACGCTCACACACGCCCCAGAGGCCCTCCAGATTGCCTCCGAGCATCACGGGAGATAATCGTGTGCCAGGGAGAGACCAGATTGGCATGACATCACTCTGTGGGACTTga
- the LOC139201284 gene encoding zinc finger protein 536-like, producing MTATGDQLRADSPASAASLPARYLCGFCDSFITPSTHPISSQMALLANQIMDARILSSMNGRVELSQFLRISNQSIVSQVNSTQDDNRKNRKYPCPLCGKRFRFNSILSLHMRTHTGEKPFKCPYCDHRAAQKGNLKIHLRTHKQGILGKGRGRIREENRLLHELEERAILRDRQTRAGHVSQPQTSNIIQLQMPQLSQTVPTQPPFLANSGATESQPHTSTSPTVTAIHDDPIQPQPTGFRCSFCKGKFRKQQELERHIRILHKPYKCTLCEFAASHEEELIGHVETTHITADTGSGQKPAMGAGDKRKPVGEFPCEVCGQTFSQAWFLKGHMRKHKDSFEHCCQICGRRFKEPWFLKNHMKVHLNKLAAKRNLPTEHDTPANMSSLTQEHQSNLYSQYISRIHNRFLTAERADHQDYNQILATADMKVREMLGRMISSGPGPLTDAESSSLLGLNHLHPPLSSTSMDYLQKVISTRDTLNSGSSYQGWQIMAPGLPAEQQMFSPKDQQQCSSYLPERCLPVDDGKVCLGDPDTKAISSPGSPGSLSHHGPPEIITETGNSHSGSGLEKRPQSSSPSTGEKVYRCPLSSDYTAAQTASLGFHLDRYHFPHWQNSRDLSSPLQPTSSSSSPNPNPKLRPRSRDDWSPAAAHYLGLESHSENALLISKQSDLTDKDAVMDSPPPLPAGCKVTLMPQPNSV from the exons ATGACTGCTACGGGGGACCAG ctcagagcagacTCACCAGCCTCTGCTGCCAGCCTGCCAGCTCGCTATCTGTGTGGTTTTTGT GACAGCTTCATTaccccatccacccacccaATTAGTAGCCAGATGGCGCTTCTGGCCAATCAGATAATGGATGCAAGGATTCTCAGCAGTATGAACGGGAGAGTAGAGCTTTCCCAGTTCTTGAGAATCTCCAATCAAAGCATCGTCTCCCAGGTAAATTCCACCCAGGATGACAACCGCAAGAACAGGAAGTATCCCTGCCCGTTGTGTGGAAAGCGCTTTCGCTTCAACAGCATCCTTTCGCttcacatgcgcacacacacgggGGAGAAGCCTTTCAAGTGCCCATACTGCGACCATAGGGCTGCACAGAAGGGCAACCTTAAGATACACCTCCGTACTCACAAGCAAGGCATCCTGGGTAAAGGCCGTGGTCGAATTAGGGAGGAGAATAGGTTGCTTCATGAGCTTGAGGAAAGGGCGATCCTGAGGGACAGGCAGACACGGGCTGGTCATGTTAGCCAGCCGCAAACATCTAATATAATCCAACTTCAAATGCCCCAGCTGTCACAGACTGTCCCAACGCAGCCCCCATTCTTAGCCAACTCTGGTGCTACAGAGAGCCAGCCACATACATCCACATCTCCTACAGTGACTGCCATCCATGATGATCCCATCCAACCCCAGCCCACCGGTTTCCGCTGCTCATTCTGTAAGGGAAAGTTCAGGaagcagcaggagctggagcGCCACATCAGGATCCTACATAAACCCTATAAATGCACCTTGTGCGAGTTTGCTGCCTCACACGAGGAGGAGCTCATTGGCCACGTTGAGACGACACATATAACTGCTGATACAGGCTCAGGTCAGAAGCCTGCGATGGGCGCCGGCGACAAGCGAAAGCCTGTTGGTGAATTCCCATGTGAGGTGTGCGGCCAGACCTTCAGCCAAGCCTGGTTCCTGAAGGGACACATGAGGAAACACAAGGACTCTTTTGAGCACTGCTGTCAGATCTGTGGCCGTCGTTTCAAGGAACCCTGGTTTCTCAAGAACCACATGAAGGTTCACCTCAATAAGCTCGCTGCTAAGCGTAATCTCCCAACTGAGCATGATACCCCTGCTAACATGAGTAGCCTAACTCAAGAGCACCAGAGCAACCTCTACTCGCAGTACATCTCCCGCATTCACAACAGGTTCCTCACAGCTGAGAGAGCTGACCATCAAGATTATAACCAGATACTTGCCACAGCAGACATGAAGGTCAGGGAGATGTTAGGGAGGATGATTTCCTCTGGTCCAGGCCCTCTGACGGATGCAGAGAGCTCATCTTTATTGGGTTTAAATCATCTCCACCCTCCGCTGAGCTCCACAAGCATGGATTATCTGCAGAAAGTCATCTCGACCAGAGATACACTCAACAGCGGCAGCAGCTACCAAGGCTGGCAGATCATGGCACCAGGGCTGCCTGCTGAGCAGCAAATGTTCAGCCCTAAAGATCAGCAGCAGTGCTCCTCCTACCTGCCTGAGAGGTGTCTCCCTGTGGATGATGGGAAAGTGTGTCTCGGTGACCCAGACACCAAGGCCATCAGCAGTCCCGGCAGCCCAGGCAGCCTGAGTCATCACGGGCCACCAGAGATCATCACAGAGACGGGGAACTCCCACTCTGGCAGTGGACTCGAAAAACGACCACAATCTTCCTCCCCATCCACAG GTGAGAAAGTCTACAGGTGTCCACTCTCGAGTGACTACACCGCTGCACAGACAGCCTCCCTCGGCTTCCATCTGGATCGCTACCACTTCCCCCACTGGCAAAACAGCAGGGATCTTTCTTCTCCACTGCAgcccaccagcagcagctccagccccaaccccaaccccaagCTCAGACCCAGATCCAGAGATGACTGGAGCCCTGCTGCGGCCCACTACCTTGGTCTGGAGAGCCACAGTGAAAACGCCCTGCTCATCAGCAAGCAGTCCGACCTCACTGACAAAGATGCAG TAATggactctcctcctccattacCCGCCGGCTGCAAAGTTACTCTAATGCCGCAGCCGAACTCAGTGTGA